The following proteins come from a genomic window of Lolium rigidum isolate FL_2022 chromosome 5, APGP_CSIRO_Lrig_0.1, whole genome shotgun sequence:
- the LOC124655277 gene encoding NAC domain-containing protein 92-like — MAESMEARSSEQGGGDRRGRLKLPPGFRFHPTDEEIIRSYLLPKFENYEFSPDAVGEVDLNSCEPRDLPGMAPMGEKEWYFFVRKGLKYPTGSRANRATSEGYWKATGKDREISKPRGGGRGKELVGMKKTLVFYTGRAPRGAKSDWVMHEFRLEGRSREQTMQKHKDEWVVCKVFNKKPEAKTMTQTAAAADVECSYSAVTTPNASSVVDGAGDGTDDFIDSMFTVDPLYYNNSNEYTSDLLPANATTTITTTTNSNTNAVAPSYNADYYYTVPTTAGTFNAMPNYSLTNAPSNMQAVALAADTMASSVPAIRGDSDLGASWQHMLNTAPSYGIMGGSYDVNQQDQQAIMVRALGGAIGFPNFGAPVTGLPSTSVPPQQKKLGSYVDDGEFPYGNYAAATMNGQSAAAKNFGARPY; from the exons ATGGCGGAGAGCATGGAAGCAAGGTCGTCGGAGCAAGGCGGGGGCGACCGCCGCGGCAGGCTGAAGCTGCCTCCCGGGTTTAGGTTCCACCCAACGGACGAAGAGATAATCAGGAGCTACCTCCTCCCCAAGTTCGAAAATTATGAATTCTCCCCCGACGCCGTCGGCGAGGTCGACCTCAACAGCTGCGAGCCACGAGATCTCCCAG GCATGGCGCCGATGGGGGAGAAGGAGTGGTATTTCTTTGTGCGCAAGGGCCTCAAGTACCCGACGGGGAGTCGGGCCAACCGCGCCACCAGCGAGGGCTACTGGAAGGCCACCGGCAAAGACAGGGAGATCTCCAagccccgcggcggcggcagaggcaAGGAGCTGGTGGGGATGAAGAAGACGCTGGTGTTCTACACGGGCAGGGCGCCCCGGGGAGCCAAGTCCGACTGGGTCATGCACGAGTTCCGCCTCGAAGGGAGGTCCAGGGAGCAAACCATGCAGAAGCACAAG GACGAATGGGTCGTCTGCAAGGTGTTCAACAAGAAGCCGGAGGCCAAGACGATGACCCAgacggccgccgccgcggacgTCGAATGTTCCTACTCCGCTGTGACGACGCCGAACGCTAGCTCGGTCGTcgacggcgccggcgacggcACCGATGACTTCATCGACTCCATGTTCACTGTTGACCCGCTCTACtacaacaactccaacgagtaCACAAGCGACCTGCTGCCGGCCAACGCGACGacgaccatcaccaccaccaccaacagcaACACCAACGCCGTCGCGCCGTCGTACAACGCGGACTACTACTATACCGTTCCTACTACAGCTGGAACCTTCAACGCCATGCCTAACTACAGCTTGACCAACGCGCCAAGCAACATGCAGGCGGTGGCACTGGCCGCCGACACCATGGCCAGCTCAGTCCCGGCAATAAGGGGCGACAGCGACCTCGGCGCCTCCTGGCAGCACATGCTTAATACGGCGCCGTCGTATGGGATTATGGGAGGAAGCTACGACGTTAACCAGCAGGACCAGCAGGCGATCATGGTGAGAGCTCTAGGAGGTGCCATCGGCTTCCCAAACTTCGGTGCGCCGGTGACGGGTCTGCCAAGTACCAGTGTTCCGCCGCAGCAGAAGAAGCTTGGGAGCTACGTCGACGACGGTGAATTTCCGTATGGAAATTATGCTGCTGCCACCATGAATGGACAATCAGCTGCTGCTAAGAATTTTGGCGCTCGGCCATACTGA